From the genome of Flavobacterium ovatum, one region includes:
- the serB gene encoding phosphoserine phosphatase SerB, whose product MAIEDKEIILLKVSGQDKPGVTAGLTEVLGNYNAIVLDIGQADIHDTLSLGILFEIEAGSCSAPVLKDLLFKGYELGIKVKFIPISIPDYESWVKTQSKQRYIINILGTTLAAKQIAAVTKIMSDQQLNIDAIKRLTGRTSIIEIEENPRSCVQLSVSGNIVDKKAMASSFMAISRALDVDISFQEDTIYRRNRRLVCFDMDSTLIQTEVIDELADLNGVGEQVRAITESAMNGEIDFSESFKQRMALLEGLSEEVLRNVAINLPITKGAHRLMKALKYYGYKTAILSGGFTYFGEYLQKELGIDYVHANQLEIIDGKLTGKYLGDIVDGKKKAEYLQAIADKEGININQTIAVGDGANDLPMINLAGLGIAFHAKPTVKESAETSISSLGLDGVLYLLGYHDRHIDMMDEI is encoded by the coding sequence ATGGCAATAGAAGATAAAGAGATTATTTTATTAAAAGTTTCTGGTCAAGACAAACCAGGGGTAACCGCTGGGTTAACGGAAGTATTGGGGAATTACAATGCTATCGTTTTAGATATAGGGCAAGCTGATATTCATGATACTTTGTCATTAGGGATTTTGTTCGAAATTGAAGCAGGTTCTTGTTCGGCACCCGTTTTGAAGGATTTGCTGTTTAAAGGATATGAACTTGGAATCAAAGTTAAGTTTATTCCCATTTCAATTCCAGATTATGAGAGCTGGGTAAAAACACAATCTAAGCAACGCTACATTATCAATATTTTGGGAACAACGTTAGCAGCAAAACAAATTGCTGCGGTAACCAAAATAATGTCTGATCAACAATTGAATATCGATGCGATCAAAAGATTAACAGGAAGAACTTCGATTATCGAAATAGAAGAAAATCCTCGTTCTTGTGTGCAATTATCCGTTTCGGGTAATATTGTAGATAAAAAAGCTATGGCATCGAGTTTTATGGCTATTTCAAGAGCGTTGGACGTTGATATTTCGTTTCAAGAAGATACTATTTACAGAAGAAACCGCCGTTTGGTGTGTTTTGATATGGATTCGACTTTGATTCAAACTGAAGTGATTGATGAGTTAGCTGACTTAAATGGAGTAGGAGAACAAGTAAGAGCAATCACCGAATCAGCGATGAATGGCGAAATTGATTTCTCTGAAAGTTTCAAACAACGCATGGCATTGCTAGAAGGATTGAGCGAAGAGGTGTTGCGCAATGTAGCCATCAATTTGCCAATTACCAAAGGTGCTCACCGATTGATGAAAGCCTTGAAATATTACGGATATAAAACAGCGATCCTTTCTGGAGGTTTTACTTATTTTGGAGAATACTTGCAAAAAGAATTAGGGATTGATTATGTACATGCCAATCAATTGGAAATTATAGATGGCAAGTTGACAGGTAAATACTTAGGTGATATTGTAGACGGTAAAAAGAAAGCCGAATACCTTCAAGCTATTGCTGATAAAGAAGGGATTAATATCAATCAAACTATTGCCGTAGGTGATGGAGCAAATGATTTGCCAATGATAAATTTAGCTGGATTGGGAATAGCTTTTCATGCAAAACCAACGGTTAAAGAAAGTGCAGAGACTTCGATTTCTAGTTTAGGACTAGACGGAGTACTTTACTTATTAGGTTATCATGACAGACATATTGATATGATGGACGAAATCTAA